The following are encoded together in the Adhaeribacter arboris genome:
- a CDS encoding head GIN domain-containing protein: protein MKSYLVKKLNLTFLGVATLFLITSCEDEFLRGHGDVVSRNRPVGTFNAVSAGGEFEIFLTQGPTKDVLLEGQENVLSELSTEVRNNKLIIKYDKKHVKTSKPVRIYITTPELTEVSVSGANSVRSLTDWQVDDFDLEASGNTDIHLTLKGAQTIDTELSGSADIELNGDAVYHDIDISGSGNVKAFDLITKEADIEVSGSGKCEVTVSDRLKAILSGSGRVRYKGNPSVSTKISGSGSVNQVD from the coding sequence ATGAAATCTTATTTAGTTAAAAAATTAAACCTAACTTTTTTAGGCGTTGCCACTCTGTTTTTAATAACTTCTTGCGAAGATGAGTTTTTGCGCGGCCACGGCGATGTTGTTTCCCGTAACCGTCCGGTAGGTACGTTTAATGCCGTAAGTGCCGGAGGCGAATTCGAAATTTTCTTAACCCAAGGGCCCACTAAAGATGTATTACTCGAAGGTCAGGAAAATGTATTATCGGAATTATCTACCGAAGTCCGGAACAACAAGCTGATTATTAAATACGACAAGAAACACGTGAAAACCAGTAAACCGGTGCGCATTTACATTACTACGCCCGAGTTAACCGAAGTTTCCGTTTCCGGCGCTAACTCCGTCAGAAGTTTAACCGACTGGCAGGTAGATGATTTTGATTTAGAAGCTTCCGGCAACACCGATATTCATTTAACCTTAAAAGGAGCCCAAACCATTGATACAGAATTATCCGGTTCGGCAGATATAGAACTGAACGGCGATGCTGTTTACCACGACATTGATATTTCGGGTTCCGGAAATGTAAAAGCTTTTGACTTGATTACCAAAGAGGCGGATATTGAGGTGAGCGGCTCCGGCAAATGCGAAGTAACGGTAAGCGACCGTTTAAAAGCTATCCTCAGCGGCTCCGGCCGGGTGCGTTATAAAGGCAATCCTAGCGTGAGTACTAAAATATCCGGCAGTGGCAGTGTAAATCAAGTTGATTAA